One Plasmodium vivax scf_5202 genomic scaffold, whole genome shotgun sequence genomic window carries:
- a CDS encoding variable surface protein Vir27, truncated, putative (encoded by transcript PVX_055690A), which translates to HSNCTGTQENNFYCKYFNNLFSNEKYDKLTSFTCTERPYNNAFLEVPVDKVKEPDIGVLGNPASVANLNGVPRPTSSRDIDRNDYPNSYPHPYPNKGLADQHTLYDHPIPPVEDTTEGGSSKTIAGSVAPVLGVSSISLLLYKVTPLGGFIRNFLGRNRNMYNPVEYMDSFNPYNDGMDPGGRTMNISYNRL; encoded by the exons CACATTCAAATTGTACTGGAACacaagaaaataatttttattgcaaatattttaataacttATTCagtaatgaaaaatatgataaattaactTCTTTTACTTGTACAGAACGTCCATATAATAATGCCTTTTTAGAGGTACCAGTAGATAAAGTCAAAGAACCTGATATAGGTGTTCTTGGCAATCCAGCTAGTGTTGCGAATTTAAATGGGGTTCCAAGGCCCACATCTAGTCGTGATATAGATAGGAATGATTACCCTAATAGTTATCCACACCCATATCCTAATAAAGGCTTAGCAGATCAGCATACATTATATGACCATCCCATTCCTCCTGTGGAAGATACAACTGAAGGTGGATCTTCCAAAACTATTGCGGGCTCAGTTGCTCCAGTATTAGGAGTTTCATCAATTTCTTTACtcttatataaa GTTACACCACTTGGAGgatttataagaaattttctaggaaggaacagaaatatgtataatcCTGTAGAATATATGGATTCATTCAACCCATATAATGATGGAATGGATCCTGGGGGTAGAACAATGAATATATCCTACAACAGattatga